Proteins from a single region of Macaca fascicularis isolate 582-1 chromosome 5, T2T-MFA8v1.1:
- the NPY5R gene encoding neuropeptide Y receptor type 5: MDLELDEYYNKTLATENNTAATRNSDFPVWDDYKSSVDDLQYFLIGLYTFVSLLGFMGNLLILMALMKKRNQKTTVNFLIGNLAFSDILVVLFCSPFTLTSVLLDQWMFGKVMCHIMPFLQCVSVLVSTLILISIAIVRYHMIKHPISNNLTANHGYFLIATVWTLGFAICSPLPVFHSLVELQETFGSALLSSRYLCVESWPSDSYRIAFTISLLLVQYILPLVCLTVSHTSVCRSISCGLSNKENRLEENEMINLTLHPSRKIGPQVKLSGSHKWSYSFIKKHRRRYSKKTACVLPAPERPSQENHSRILPENFGSVRSQLSSSSKFIPGVPTCFEIKPEENSDVHELRVKRSVTRIKKRSRSVFYRLTILILVFAVSWMPLHLFHVVTDFNDNLISNRHFKLVYCICHLLGMMSCCLNPILYGFLNNGIKADLMSLIHCLHM; this comes from the coding sequence ATGGATTTAGAGCTCGATGAATATTATAACAAGACACTTGCCACAGAGAATAATACTGCTGCCACTCGGAATTCTGATTTCCCAGTCTGGGATGACTATAAAAGCAGTGTAGATGACTTACAGTATTTTCTGATTGGGCTCTATACATTTGTAAGTCTTCTTGGCTTTATGGggaatttacttattttaatggCTCTCATGAAAAAGCGTAATCAGAAGACTACGGTAAACTTCCTTATAGGAAATCTGGCCTTTTCTGATATCTTGGTTGTGCTGTTTTGCTCACCTTTCACACTGACATCTGTCTTGCTGGATCAGTGGATGTTTGGCAAAGTCATGTGCCATATTATGCCTTTTCTGCAATGTGTGTCAGTTTTGgtttcaactttaattttaatatcaATTGCCATTGTCAGGTATCATATGATAAAACATCCCATCTCGAATAATTTAACAGCAAACCATGGCTACTTTCTGATAGCTACTGTCTGGACACTAGGTTTTGCCATCTGTTCTCCCCTTCCAGTGTTTCACAGTCTTGTGGAACTTCAAGAAACATTTGGTTCAGCGTTGCTGAGCAGCAGGTATTTATGTGTTGAGTCATGGCCATCTGATTCATACAGAATTGCCTTTACTATCTCTTTATTGCTAGTTCAGTATATTCTGCCCTTAGTTTGTCTTACTGTAAGTCATACAAGTGTCTGCAGAAGCATAAGCTGTGGATTGTCCAACAAAGAAAACAGACTTGAAGAAAATGAGATGATCAACTTAACTCTTCATCCATCCAGAAAGATTGGGCCTCAGGTGAAACTCTCTGGCAGCCATAAATGGagttattcattcatcaaaaaaCACAGAAGGAGATATAGCAAGAAGACAGCATGTGTGTTACCCGCTCCAGAAAGACCTTCTCAAGAGAACCACTCCAGAATACTTCCAGAAAACTTTGGCTCTGTAAGAAGTCAGCTCTCTTCCTCCAGTAAGTTCATACCAGGGGTCCCCACTTGCTTTGAAATAAAACCTGAAGAAAATTCAGATGTTCATGAATTGAGAGTAAAACGTTCTGttacaagaataaaaaagagatcTCGAAGTGTTTTCTACAGGCTGACCATACTGATATTAGTATTTGCTGTTAGTTGGATGCCACTACACCTTTTCCATGTGGTAACTGATTTTAATGACAATCTTATTTCAAATAGGCATTTCAAGTTGGTGTATTGCATTTGTCATTTGTTGGGCATGATGTCCTGTTGTCTTAATCCAATTCTGTATGGATTTCTTAATAATGGGATTAAAGCTGATTTAATGTCCCTTATACACTGTCTTCATATGTAA